The window ttccgctttctttaaatcataaaaatggttttatgaacatgtaaattataagaacatgttgttttgtaacttgttaaattccatcataaAGTTTcgtcatggaagggtattattcgatttcgaaaatggggaaagttagctcctcggtttattggaccatttaaggttttagctcgtgttggtgaggttgcgtatcggttggaattacccgaagagcttgcggggatccataacacatttcatgtttcccatctccgtaagtgtcttacggatgattcttcatggatgcctttagacgcaattgagctaaacaataagttggaatatattgaggagccgattgctatactcgatgagaaggtcaaaaggttgagaaataaagaagtgagaatttataaagttcaatggcgacggagtaaaggttccgagtttacttgggagcccgaagagttcgtgttggtttatcttccctcttgtcgtgcggcttggatcgcgaggacgcgctccgattcaagtgggggagagttgtaagatccgagTATTTTCCTTGTATCGATGTGTAAATAAAATACATAAAGTGGgtttcattttatataatttaaaagaAGAAGAAATCTGATCTGGGcattttgcgcgccgcgcaggcttttggcgcgccgcgccgatgGTCTGTGACAGCTCACTTCCTTTTTATTAGATATTTAGAAGGGAtttttggtaaaatcacatgggacCCGAATGAAAGGCTCTAGATCAGTTAATGGAGCCTCATTTACCCCATTTTCATCTACTTTAACCTtatcacttaaattctagagagagagagtaagatcctagtgtgagaaaactcattttggggaagaagaagaaggaatcttgcttaagctcaagttttaaagttgttcctctacttcctagctacgttttgagtgtggtggtatgttctaattttgttttccctaatttaattttgtttaagggttagggtttgggtaaatgatgaacttaaaacccatttgttagtgatttgggggttttgagtgaatttgggtcatgaaggctcaaagatgactaacctagggttttcaaggtattaattgatgtttatgagcttaaattggttagttaattactagaacACCTAtatataagtaaatgggtgttgtgtgggttagtggatgacccaaaatgggtgtgttgactttaaattagtcaaatggGTAATAATGGACCTACGTTGGTTAATGTATGTGTAAGATGCTTAAACTttgtgttgaaaagtgttttaggacctaacttggctaatgattagggttttggggatgttaacccaaatattagggttaagggtgcaaatgggtcgaaactgcACCACGtgtcaagataacactagaataGAGATTTAGTTGGTTGACCAAATTGTGTTTGTGATTAATATTATGCAAAAtataataggtacgttactttgaagttttgcaagctcggttacttttcacaagagactttgaggtgagtggagtaattatatgtatgtgtatatgacgtttttatttgtgggtgttatggtatgaaccatcgcgccggtagtgccataacatgtgtgcgataagatgtgaactacgagccggtagcatcgagtgtgaaccacgagccggtagcactataaactagatgtgaacgacgagccggtaacactataaaataagatgtgaaccacgagctggtagcatcgggtgtgaaccaagagccggtagcactataaaagagtatgactcaattgcgtatggtgtgaaccacgagccagtagcaccatagcgtttatggttaaccatattgagattgttgattgtttagcatattgtttatatatacattgtgttgagtatatgctaatgcggttttgtgataatgtacgacttgttaagtgttttgggtacgatgacatgctaattgagttagaagttcgtatgaggtatttgatgaaggtgattgcaaatagatgggttatatatatgtatgtgtaattattgcattcactaagctttacttaccgtctcgttgtttacctttttataggttcggttgtgaacaagggtaagggcattatcttggagTAGAGATCCTGCTTGGTttaattaggggacgcttttggatgttctagcttttgaagtttgaccaagccttgggtagtttaaccccaaacaccatgctcatagtttcgtttggaatttaaactaatttggtcgAAACTTATAACTTTTGTAttgaaacttgtaatttgggtcgtgtgggccccgcttcgtaaaacttatttaatgaatggaacgtgttagttttacatatatgaatatgtggtgaaaagcgttttgtctaattatgtcgggaaacggccaaacattttcgcatttcaagactttttggacagcgggctgccaggcacattctgcgcgccgcgcaaggtgCTGGCGCACCGCGCCACCAGCTGAACAAAGTTAAGTGTTCGATTCCTGTCATTCACAAAGTTATTCTCCCTCATGGTTACGGAGGTTCGCCTACAATGACTCCGGGCTGCTCGCAAAGCGAGTAGTTGCCATGAGATTAGTCAGTTCAAAAAAAATGGTTGGATACCACGTTAAAAAAAAAGGTTATTCACCAAACTTCTAACTACATGCAATAGTCTTATTAccattacatttttttttttttttggctttttaTTTTGACCAAGGCTACGTATATTCCACGTAGTATATGATGACAGTAATTACACAATTTGAAAGCTATATCCCAAGTTGCGGTATGTGTTTTTTtcatgtcaaattatatttattcgtatcaaatatcaatattaatattaatactttgcCTTTTTTTTGGGGGTAAAGGGTATATACCCGGTGAATATATTAGAAGTCAGATGATATTACAATACAAAATGAAAGAAACGCTAAGAGGCATTCCTCAACGCaacaaaccaaaaaaaaaaaaaaaaaaaaaaacgccacaAACCAACTAAACAACTACACGCTCAAGACCAAATAAGCAAATTAAAAAATTTTCCAAGAGTCTTTCATTAACCTCGTCTGCTTGGTCATCTTCCAATTAACCGAGATTAGCTTTAATCGGACCATCGAAAAAATCATCGTGACTAACTTGTCGCACGATCTAGCTTTCTTCTTAAACAATCTGCAATTTCACTCTTGCCAAATGAAATAGACAGTAGCTCCAAACAGCAACTTCGCAGTAATACTACTCGCAGTTCTTTTCAAAGAAAAACAGCTCGCATACAATACTTTGCCTTTACATATGCTAGCATCACCATTTCTGTATTCCTACATATATGTAATTGATGAATTTTGTTATAGTTTAGGTGATTAATTAGTTGCAACAAATTCCTAATATTAGAATAAAAAGCTGTACGCAACAAACCACctgtatatgtaatatatatttgtattttgaatgtttgttatattatttatttttatagttaGAGGTTATCTCTTATTTTGTGTCGTATATACgtacattataataataataataataattattattattattattataattataatataattatagggTAACTATATTCATTTAGAGAATTTAAATTGACACTGTTCACATATAGCTCACTAATTTTGACTTTCTTCCCTAAAAAATTTGTTttttattacataaatataattaacTTCATAATTGTAGAAAGGGCACAAATGGTCCGGTGGTAAGCATGTGTATTTGGTAAGCTATTGAATGGGTAACATGCTACATAATTTGGAAAAATAGAAATGCGCTTATTTTCAATAAGTGGTTTGGGGAAGTGAATTGTATGAGTTTCGGATTCACTAAAACGCGTGAGTGTTCGGTAATCCCCGTTGTTGTTATGGTtggggtagtgaatcgcgtgagtgAATTCACTATGAAGAGTGAGTTTTCGGTCATCCCGTGATTGTTATGGCttgggtagtgaatcgcgtgagttTTCGGATCCACTAAAGCGCGTGAGTTTTTGACCAACCCTTGTGCGTTTATGGTTAATGGTTTGTAATGATATGCATAATGATCCATCTTCAAATAAGTAAGCATCCTGACAAGGATCTCACCCGGCACCGTCTGTCCCGGAATACGGACCCTTTCCCAACATCCATCCGACATCATCTCAGCAACTTTACCGTGCCGAACGAATGGCTAGACTAAGAGCCCGGATGACATGTACATAACTGGCATCATGAAGCCAGTCATGGTAACtacaaccgtgaagaaacacttggaataaataGAAAGCAAAACCTTCCCGGCTAGACTGAAAGCACCGTGATGCCTAACCGGAACCAACATGCCAGCAGTACCGTCACGGTATTTCAAACCGTCATAAAGATACCCTCCGGGGACAAGCACGTCGTCCTGGAGAAAGTGCGTTGTCCCGGAGCAGACACTTCATCCCAGAACAAGTACTTGACAACGGAACaggcatgcaagcaagttgcatgctacgtcagcccgcgaatctaggaaagtttgttaggatctgttattcccatgaaaaggacatgtgccacgtcacccctcggtattgacaaagttcgttacaaccatgaaagggacatgtgccacgtcatcattctaAACATCTAAAAATATGCaaacaagatctttcatctcgataacacttgatgcattaatgttactctgcccaaatcaattGCGATAGCATTACTCCAGTTGTTAGCTTAATTCCAATCAGCACTCCGATCATCATTGGAGCCAAATCTCACTTTTAGATATTAACTTAtttgattccgatcgaataaggttaattaaattgattgttttacgcccttggaatccagattccaaatcgggatttgcacaattattggagttaaaacattcgacttactctttttttcaaatcaagcactcaaacccgaaatctaaatcacacttaacgattttggtttgatcaaatggcgctatcTAAAAGTACGAAATTAATCACAACTCGCCAAGATGAGCTGGAAGGTGAAGAAACAAGCATACACAGCACCAACGACACTGATGTGCATATGATTCACTCATGGGTCGTGGGACAGCGACGAAAATCAGGGGTGTTAGATGAATGAAAGCATGAACCCATCGTCTTCCCCTCGTTATTTAATATTAACCCATCTTCAGACCCTGTTAACATACGAGCACATATTTCCAATTGCCAAATTGGGCGAATATACACTGACACCGGCGCAGGGGCAGAGGTCATTTTTGAACATTGTTTTCTGCAGCTACCAGAAAACATCAGACGGCAGAAGAAAGCCGCAACTTCGCCATTGGTAGGATTCAACAGTGCTGCAACCTGGTCGGTGGGCTCCATCACGGTGGAGGTCGTTTTGGGAACATTACCTTTTCAAAATGCAGCAGACATAGAATTCTCCATAGTCAAAACAGACTCACTTTATAACGTTATCTTGGGACGTAATGTCATGCAGAAATTTGGTGCAATTGCGTCAACAGTACAAAGCATGCTGAAGTTCCCGACCCCAGCCGGAGTCGCTACAATCCGGACGCAAGAAATGGAACCAATCGAATGTATGCAAATATTCAAAGAAACCATTGATATTGTAGTCCATGACAATGGCTACGTATCCCCAAATCCCAAGCATCCGGACCAAGGGATCCAGATTGGCGTTACCTTGAACACTAACGCAAGGGATACGCTATGCAAACTCTTAGCAGCAAATATTGATGTCTTTGCCTGGGAACCATCCGACATGGCGGGTGTCCCACGGGAAATATTCCAGCATCGGCTAAACGTAAACCCGAATATCACACCGGTCGTTCAGAAGAAAAGAGCAATGGCGCTAGAACAGAGCTAATTCCTGGATAACGAGGTACAACGATTAGTTGACGCCGGTATAATGAAAAaagtaaaatatcaaacatgggtgGCGAACCCCGTGATGGTAAAAAAGGCTGATGGATCTTGGCGCATGTGTGTCGACTATAAAGACATCAACAAAGCATTCCCAAAAGACAATTACCCTCTGCCGGAAATTGACTGGAAAGTTGAGTCCCTCTCAGGTTTCTAGTTCCTAAGCTTCCTGGATGCATACATGGGTTACCAACAAATCCCAATGGCAGAAATCGACAAATAAAAAGCCGCATTCTTCACGAACAAAGGCATCTTCTGCTATACCAAAATGCCGTTTGGGTTAAAGAATGCCGGAGCAACATACCAACAGGTAATCAACAAAGCATTCCAGGACCAAGTCGGACGAAATATTGAAGCGTACGTGGACGACATCGTCATCAAGAGCAAAACAGAAGAATAAATGATTTTAGACATCATTGAAACGTTGGACTCGTTACGCAAAATCAATATGAAACTAAATCCGTCAAAATGCTCTTTCGGAATGGAAGAAGGGCATTTCTTGGGTTTCATGATCACTCCGAGAGGAATCAAGGAAAACCCGAAGAAAATCTAACCAATCGAAGACATGCAGTCACCCAGGAGTAAAAAAGACGTGCAAAGCCTAAACGGGAAGCTAGAGGCACTCACAAGGTTTCTGTCACGAGCCGCCGACAAGGCTCTCCCCTTTTTTTAGACGATAAAGGGTTGCCTGAGCAAAAAAGATTTCATTTGGACGGATGAGGCCGAGAGGGCCTTCTAGGATACGAAGGCATTCGTAAAAGAGCTGCCAGCATTAACGGCACCTATACAGGGTGAAACCCTCACGGTATACCTTACGACCTCCTCTGAGGCAATCAACTCGGTCCTAATTTTTGATAGGGGTAAAACTCAAATGCCGGTGTACTTTGGAAGCAAAGTATGCAAAATGGGGAAGTAAACTACCCGGCCATGGAAAAACTAATTTACAATTTAGTACACACAGCCAGATGGCTACGACTATATTTTCAAGCACATTCGATACAAGTTTTCACGGACCAACCAATCAAACACGTCCTGACCAGGCCGGAAATCTCCGAAAGAATGGCAAAATGGGCAATAGAACTCGGAGAGCACGTAATCACTTTCCTCCTGAGACATTCGGTCAAGGGCCAAGTCATAGCAGACTTCCTGGTAGAGCTCCCTTTCGACATGATCAAGCAAGGCGAAACTACAGTTACAAGAAGAGATATGGACGAATTCTGGGAATTATATACGGACGGGGCATCAAGTGAGGAGGGGGCTGGCATAGGCATACTCCTCGTTTCCCCAAATGGAGAAGAAATTATGTACGCTATCGGGTTGAAGTTCGCCGCCTCAAACAACGAGGCCGAATACGAAGCACTAATAGCTGGTTTACGCTTGGCTAAAAGTATTGATGTACGATAACTCACAGCTTATGTCGACTCACAACTGGTAGCAAGCCAGCTAAATGGCAGCTTCGAAGTAAGAGATACATCGATGCAAAAATACATAGAACTTACGAAGGCACTAACCAACATCTTTGCGGCATTCGAAATAAAACAAATACCCCGTAACTGTAACAAGAAAGCAGATGCTTTGAGCAAGCTTGCCTCTTTGCTATACGATCACTTCACCAAAAAATTTATGGTTAAAGTACTGGAAAGAAAGTCAACTGAAGAGGATACCCTCATGGCAACAATCACAACAGAAGATGAATGTTGGATGACACCCTTCATAAAATACCTTGCCAACGGTACC of the Rutidosis leptorrhynchoides isolate AG116_Rl617_1_P2 chromosome 5, CSIRO_AGI_Rlap_v1, whole genome shotgun sequence genome contains:
- the LOC139849077 gene encoding uncharacterized protein; this translates as MAKWAIELGEHVITFLLRHSVKGQVIADFLVELPFDMIKQGETTVTRRDMDEFWELYTDGASSEEGAGIGILLVSPNGEEIMYAIGLKFAASNNEAEYEALIAAYVDSQLVASQLNGSFEVRDTSMQKYIELTKALTNIFAAFEIKQIPRNCNKKADALSKLASLLYDHFTKKFMVKVLERKSTEEDTLMATITTEDECWMTPFIKYLANGTFPENKLQARRIRMRAPMYYFKNDILYRKSFTEPYLRFVGPAQAKR